A portion of the Saimiri boliviensis isolate mSaiBol1 chromosome 1, mSaiBol1.pri, whole genome shotgun sequence genome contains these proteins:
- the NOL3 gene encoding nucleolar protein 3 isoform X1, translating into MRRSGHRRLLTASGNAWSRRCRRTRGCCWTRCWRGACSPGLSMRRWIHCLMPSAGCAAYCCWCRARARLLARSCCAVPIVPLARRTPPGTGNTWARATETATMTLRAQATGRLRHPARGPHAPGCPELQTLTRPGALRAPRRCNPGPQRNQSQRGKPRTLKRLNRSRSRSRNPSLKQNQSRNWSQNRTQRPSPTQSPSPTSGKGTSLKIPEAQSADRLCPAHAG; encoded by the exons ATGCGCAGGAGCGGCCATCGGAGACTATTGACCGCGAGCGGAAACGCCTGGTCGAGACGCTGCAGGCGGACTCGGGGCTGCTGCTGGACGCGCTGCTGGCGCGGGGCGTGCTCACCCGGCCTGAGTATGAGGCGTTGGATTCACTGCCTGATGCCGAGCGCAGGGTGCGCCGCCTACTGTTGCTGGTGCAGGGCAAGGGCGAGGCTGCTTGCCAGGAGCTGCTGCGCTGTGCCCATCGTACCACTGGCGCGCCGGACCCCGCCTGGGACTGGCAACACGTGGGCCCGG GCTACCGAGACCGCAACTATGACCCTCCGTGCCCAGGCCACTGGACGCCTGAGGCACCCGGCTCGGGGACCACATGCCCCGGGCTGCCCAGAGCTTCAGACCCTGACGAGGCCGGGGGCCCTGAGGGCTCCGAGGCGGTGCAATCCGGGACCCCAGAGGAACCAGAGCCAGAGGGGGAAGCCGAGGACTCTGAAGAGGCTGAAccggagccggagccggagccggaACCCGAGTCTGAAGCAGAACCAGAGCCGGAACTGGAGCCAGAACCGGACCCAGAGACCGAGCCCGACCCAGAGCCCGAGCCCGACTTCGGGGAAGGGGACGAGTCTGAAG ATTCCTGAAGCCCAGAGCGCTGACCGGCTGTGCCCCGCCCATGCTGGATAG
- the NOL3 gene encoding nucleolar protein 3 isoform X2, which yields MGNAQERPSETIDRERKRLVETLQADSGLLLDALLARGVLTRPEYEALDSLPDAERRVRRLLLLVQGKGEAACQELLRCAHRTTGAPDPAWDWQHVGPGYRDRNYDPPCPGHWTPEAPGSGTTCPGLPRASDPDEAGGPEGSEAVQSGTPEEPEPEGEAEDSEEAEPEPEPEPEPESEAEPEPELEPEPDPETEPDPEPEPDFGEGDESEDS from the exons ATGGGCAATGCGCAGGAGCGGCCATCGGAGACTATTGACCGCGAGCGGAAACGCCTGGTCGAGACGCTGCAGGCGGACTCGGGGCTGCTGCTGGACGCGCTGCTGGCGCGGGGCGTGCTCACCCGGCCTGAGTATGAGGCGTTGGATTCACTGCCTGATGCCGAGCGCAGGGTGCGCCGCCTACTGTTGCTGGTGCAGGGCAAGGGCGAGGCTGCTTGCCAGGAGCTGCTGCGCTGTGCCCATCGTACCACTGGCGCGCCGGACCCCGCCTGGGACTGGCAACACGTGGGCCCGG GCTACCGAGACCGCAACTATGACCCTCCGTGCCCAGGCCACTGGACGCCTGAGGCACCCGGCTCGGGGACCACATGCCCCGGGCTGCCCAGAGCTTCAGACCCTGACGAGGCCGGGGGCCCTGAGGGCTCCGAGGCGGTGCAATCCGGGACCCCAGAGGAACCAGAGCCAGAGGGGGAAGCCGAGGACTCTGAAGAGGCTGAAccggagccggagccggagccggaACCCGAGTCTGAAGCAGAACCAGAGCCGGAACTGGAGCCAGAACCGGACCCAGAGACCGAGCCCGACCCAGAGCCCGAGCCCGACTTCGGGGAAGGGGACGAGTCTGAAG ATTCCTGA
- the HSF4 gene encoding heat shock factor protein 4 isoform X2, which produces MQEAPAVLPTEPGPSPVPAFLGKLWALVGDPGTDHLIRWSPSGTSFLVSDQSRFAKEVLPQYFKHSNMASFVRQLNMYGFRKVVSIEQGGLLRPERDHVEFQHPSFVRGREQLLERVRRKVPALRGDDGRWRPEDLGRLLGEVQALRGVQESTEARLRELRQQNEILWREVVTLRQSHGQQHRVIGKLIQCLFGPLQAGPSNAGAKRKLSLMLDEGSSCPTPAKFNTCPLSGALLQDPYFIQSPLPETTLGLSPHRARGPIISDIPEDSPSPEGTRLSPSSDGRREKGLALLKEEPASPGGDGEAGLALAPNECDFCVTAPPPLPVAVVQAILEGKGSFSPEGPRNAQQPEPGDPREIPDRPLGLERGDRSPESLLPPMLLRPPQESVEPAGPLDVLGPSLQGREWTLMDLDMELSLMQPLVPEQGEPELSVKGLNSPSPGKDPTLGAPLLLDVQAALGGPALGLPGALTIYSTPESRTASYLGAEASPSP; this is translated from the exons ATGCAGGAAGCGCCAGCAGTGCTGCCCACGGAGCCAGGCCCCAGCCCCGTGCCTGCCTTTCTTGGCAAGCTATGGGCGCTGGTGGGCGACCCAGGCACAGACCACCTGATCCGCTGGAGCCCG AGCGGGACCAGTTTCCTCGTAAGCGACCAGAGCCGCTTCGCCAAGGAAGTGCTGCCCCAGTATTTCAAGCACAGCAACATGGCGAGCTTCGTGCGCCAACTCAACATGT ACGGTTTTCGGAAGGTGGTGAGCATCGAGCAGGGCGGCCTGCTCAGGCCGGAGCGCGACCACGTCGAGTTCCAGCACCCGAGCTTCGTGCGGGGCCGAGAGCAGCTACTGGAGCGCGTGCGGCGCAAG GTGCCCGCGCTGCGCGGAGACGACGGCCGCTGGCGGCCAGAGGACCTGGGCCGACTACTGGGCGAGGTGCAGGCTTTGCGGGGAGTGCAGGAGAGCACCGAGGCGCGGCTGCGTGAGCTCAGGCA GCAGAATGAGATCTTGTGGCGGGAGGTGGTGACACTTCGGCAGAGCCACGGTCAGCAGCACCGGGTCATCGGCAAG TTGATCCAGTGTCTCTTTGGGCCACTTCAGGCGGGGCCGAGCAATGCCGGAGCCAAGAGAAAGCT GTCCCTGATGCTGGATGAGGGGAGCTCTTGCCCAACACCTGCCAAGTTCAACACCTGCCCCCTATCTGGTGCCCTTCTGCAGGACCCCTACTTCATCCAGTCG CCCCTCCCAGAGACGACTTTGGGCCTCAGCCCTCACAGGGCCAGGGGCCCCATCATCTCTGACATCCCAGAAGACTCTCCATCCCCTGAAGGGACCAGGCTTTCTCCCTCCAGTGATGGTAGGAG GGAGAAGGGCCTGGCACTGCTCAAAGAAGAGCCGGCCAGTCCAGGGGGGGATGGCGAGGCCGGGCTGGCCCTGGCCCCAAACGAGTGTGACTTCTGCGTGACAGCCCCCCCACCGCTGCCTGTGGCTGTGGTGCAGGCCATCCTGGAAGGGAAAGGGAGCTTCAGCCCCGAGGGGCCCAGGAATGCCCAACAGCCTGAACCAGGGGATCCCAGGGAGATACCTGACAG GCCTCTGGGCCTGGAGAGGGGGGACAGGAGCCCAGAGAGTCTGCTGCCTCCGATGCTGCTTCGGCCCCCCCAAGAAAGTGTGGAGCCTGCAGGGCCTCTAGAT GTGTTGGGTCCCAGTCTCCAAGGGCGAGAATGGACGCTGATGGACTTGGACATGGAGCTGTCCTTG ATGCAGCCCTTGGTTCCAGAGCAGGGTGAGCCTGAGCTGTCGGTCAAGGGATTAAATTCTCCAAGCCCAG GGAAGGACCCCACGTTGGGGGCACCACTCCTGCTGGATGTCCAGGCAGCCTTGGGAGGCCCAGCCCTGGGCTTGCCTGGGGCTTTAACCATTTACAGCACCCCTGAGAGCCGGACCGCCTCCTACTTGGGCGCGGAAGCCAGTCCCTCCCCTTAA
- the HSF4 gene encoding heat shock factor protein 4 isoform X3, with the protein MQEAPAVLPTEPGPSPVPAFLGKLWALVGDPGTDHLIRWSPSGTSFLVSDQSRFAKEVLPQYFKHSNMASFVRQLNMYGFRKVVSIEQGGLLRPERDHVEFQHPSFVRGREQLLERVRRKVPALRGDDGRWRPEDLGRLLGEVQALRGVQESTEARLRELRQQNEILWREVVTLRQSHGQQHRVIGKLIQCLFGPLQAGPSNAGAKRKLSLMLDEGSSCPTPAKFNTCPLSGALLQDPYFIQSPSAYSPSQRRLWASALTGPGAPSSLTSQKTLHPLKGPGFLPPVMVGAPPPLPVAVVQAILEGKGSFSPEGPRNAQQPEPGDPREIPDSRPLGLERGDRSPESLLPPMLLRPPQESVEPAGPLDVLGPSLQGREWTLMDLDMELSLMQPLVPEQGEPELSVKGLNSPSPGKDPTLGAPLLLDVQAALGGPALGLPGALTIYSTPESRTASYLGAEASPSP; encoded by the exons ATGCAGGAAGCGCCAGCAGTGCTGCCCACGGAGCCAGGCCCCAGCCCCGTGCCTGCCTTTCTTGGCAAGCTATGGGCGCTGGTGGGCGACCCAGGCACAGACCACCTGATCCGCTGGAGCCCG AGCGGGACCAGTTTCCTCGTAAGCGACCAGAGCCGCTTCGCCAAGGAAGTGCTGCCCCAGTATTTCAAGCACAGCAACATGGCGAGCTTCGTGCGCCAACTCAACATGT ACGGTTTTCGGAAGGTGGTGAGCATCGAGCAGGGCGGCCTGCTCAGGCCGGAGCGCGACCACGTCGAGTTCCAGCACCCGAGCTTCGTGCGGGGCCGAGAGCAGCTACTGGAGCGCGTGCGGCGCAAG GTGCCCGCGCTGCGCGGAGACGACGGCCGCTGGCGGCCAGAGGACCTGGGCCGACTACTGGGCGAGGTGCAGGCTTTGCGGGGAGTGCAGGAGAGCACCGAGGCGCGGCTGCGTGAGCTCAGGCA GCAGAATGAGATCTTGTGGCGGGAGGTGGTGACACTTCGGCAGAGCCACGGTCAGCAGCACCGGGTCATCGGCAAG TTGATCCAGTGTCTCTTTGGGCCACTTCAGGCGGGGCCGAGCAATGCCGGAGCCAAGAGAAAGCT GTCCCTGATGCTGGATGAGGGGAGCTCTTGCCCAACACCTGCCAAGTTCAACACCTGCCCCCTATCTGGTGCCCTTCTGCAGGACCCCTACTTCATCCAGTCG CCTTCTGCTTACAGCCCCTCCCAGAGACGACTTTGGGCCTCAGCCCTCACAGGGCCAGGGGCCCCATCATCTCTGACATCCCAGAAGACTCTCCATCCCCTGAAGGGACCAGGCTTTCTCCCTCCAGTGATGGTAGGAG CCCCCCCACCGCTGCCTGTGGCTGTGGTGCAGGCCATCCTGGAAGGGAAAGGGAGCTTCAGCCCCGAGGGGCCCAGGAATGCCCAACAGCCTGAACCAGGGGATCCCAGGGAGATACCTGACAG CAGGCCTCTGGGCCTGGAGAGGGGGGACAGGAGCCCAGAGAGTCTGCTGCCTCCGATGCTGCTTCGGCCCCCCCAAGAAAGTGTGGAGCCTGCAGGGCCTCTAGAT GTGTTGGGTCCCAGTCTCCAAGGGCGAGAATGGACGCTGATGGACTTGGACATGGAGCTGTCCTTG ATGCAGCCCTTGGTTCCAGAGCAGGGTGAGCCTGAGCTGTCGGTCAAGGGATTAAATTCTCCAAGCCCAG GGAAGGACCCCACGTTGGGGGCACCACTCCTGCTGGATGTCCAGGCAGCCTTGGGAGGCCCAGCCCTGGGCTTGCCTGGGGCTTTAACCATTTACAGCACCCCTGAGAGCCGGACCGCCTCCTACTTGGGCGCGGAAGCCAGTCCCTCCCCTTAA
- the HSF4 gene encoding heat shock factor protein 4 isoform X1, protein MQEAPAVLPTEPGPSPVPAFLGKLWALVGDPGTDHLIRWSPSGTSFLVSDQSRFAKEVLPQYFKHSNMASFVRQLNMYGFRKVVSIEQGGLLRPERDHVEFQHPSFVRGREQLLERVRRKVPALRGDDGRWRPEDLGRLLGEVQALRGVQESTEARLRELRQQNEILWREVVTLRQSHGQQHRVIGKLIQCLFGPLQAGPSNAGAKRKLSLMLDEGSSCPTPAKFNTCPLSGALLQDPYFIQSPLPETTLGLSPHRARGPIISDIPEDSPSPEGTRLSPSSDGRREKGLALLKEEPASPGGDGEAGLALAPNECDFCVTAPPPLPVAVVQAILEGKGSFSPEGPRNAQQPEPGDPREIPDSRPLGLERGDRSPESLLPPMLLRPPQESVEPAGPLDVLGPSLQGREWTLMDLDMELSLMQPLVPEQGEPELSVKGLNSPSPGKDPTLGAPLLLDVQAALGGPALGLPGALTIYSTPESRTASYLGAEASPSP, encoded by the exons ATGCAGGAAGCGCCAGCAGTGCTGCCCACGGAGCCAGGCCCCAGCCCCGTGCCTGCCTTTCTTGGCAAGCTATGGGCGCTGGTGGGCGACCCAGGCACAGACCACCTGATCCGCTGGAGCCCG AGCGGGACCAGTTTCCTCGTAAGCGACCAGAGCCGCTTCGCCAAGGAAGTGCTGCCCCAGTATTTCAAGCACAGCAACATGGCGAGCTTCGTGCGCCAACTCAACATGT ACGGTTTTCGGAAGGTGGTGAGCATCGAGCAGGGCGGCCTGCTCAGGCCGGAGCGCGACCACGTCGAGTTCCAGCACCCGAGCTTCGTGCGGGGCCGAGAGCAGCTACTGGAGCGCGTGCGGCGCAAG GTGCCCGCGCTGCGCGGAGACGACGGCCGCTGGCGGCCAGAGGACCTGGGCCGACTACTGGGCGAGGTGCAGGCTTTGCGGGGAGTGCAGGAGAGCACCGAGGCGCGGCTGCGTGAGCTCAGGCA GCAGAATGAGATCTTGTGGCGGGAGGTGGTGACACTTCGGCAGAGCCACGGTCAGCAGCACCGGGTCATCGGCAAG TTGATCCAGTGTCTCTTTGGGCCACTTCAGGCGGGGCCGAGCAATGCCGGAGCCAAGAGAAAGCT GTCCCTGATGCTGGATGAGGGGAGCTCTTGCCCAACACCTGCCAAGTTCAACACCTGCCCCCTATCTGGTGCCCTTCTGCAGGACCCCTACTTCATCCAGTCG CCCCTCCCAGAGACGACTTTGGGCCTCAGCCCTCACAGGGCCAGGGGCCCCATCATCTCTGACATCCCAGAAGACTCTCCATCCCCTGAAGGGACCAGGCTTTCTCCCTCCAGTGATGGTAGGAG GGAGAAGGGCCTGGCACTGCTCAAAGAAGAGCCGGCCAGTCCAGGGGGGGATGGCGAGGCCGGGCTGGCCCTGGCCCCAAACGAGTGTGACTTCTGCGTGACAGCCCCCCCACCGCTGCCTGTGGCTGTGGTGCAGGCCATCCTGGAAGGGAAAGGGAGCTTCAGCCCCGAGGGGCCCAGGAATGCCCAACAGCCTGAACCAGGGGATCCCAGGGAGATACCTGACAG CAGGCCTCTGGGCCTGGAGAGGGGGGACAGGAGCCCAGAGAGTCTGCTGCCTCCGATGCTGCTTCGGCCCCCCCAAGAAAGTGTGGAGCCTGCAGGGCCTCTAGAT GTGTTGGGTCCCAGTCTCCAAGGGCGAGAATGGACGCTGATGGACTTGGACATGGAGCTGTCCTTG ATGCAGCCCTTGGTTCCAGAGCAGGGTGAGCCTGAGCTGTCGGTCAAGGGATTAAATTCTCCAAGCCCAG GGAAGGACCCCACGTTGGGGGCACCACTCCTGCTGGATGTCCAGGCAGCCTTGGGAGGCCCAGCCCTGGGCTTGCCTGGGGCTTTAACCATTTACAGCACCCCTGAGAGCCGGACCGCCTCCTACTTGGGCGCGGAAGCCAGTCCCTCCCCTTAA
- the HSF4 gene encoding heat shock factor protein 4 isoform X4 has product MQEAPAVLPTEPGPSPVPAFLGKLWALVGDPGTDHLIRWSPSGTSFLVSDQSRFAKEVLPQYFKHSNMASFVRQLNMYGFRKVVSIEQGGLLRPERDHVEFQHPSFVRGREQLLERVRRKVPALRGDDGRWRPEDLGRLLGEVQALRGVQESTEARLRELRQQNEILWREVVTLRQSHGQQHRVIGKLIQCLFGPLQAGPSNAGAKRKLSLMLDEGSSCPTPAKFNTCPLSGALLQDPYFIQSPLPETTLGLSPHRARGPIISDIPEDSPSPEGTRLSPSSDGRREKGLALLKEEPASPGGDGEAGLALAPNECDFCVTAPPPLPVAVVQAILEGKGSFSPEGPRNAQQPEPGDPREIPDSRPLGLERGDRSPESLLPPMLLRPPQESVEPAGPLDVLGPSLQGREWTLMDLDMELSLGRTPRWGHHSCWMSRQPWEAQPWACLGL; this is encoded by the exons ATGCAGGAAGCGCCAGCAGTGCTGCCCACGGAGCCAGGCCCCAGCCCCGTGCCTGCCTTTCTTGGCAAGCTATGGGCGCTGGTGGGCGACCCAGGCACAGACCACCTGATCCGCTGGAGCCCG AGCGGGACCAGTTTCCTCGTAAGCGACCAGAGCCGCTTCGCCAAGGAAGTGCTGCCCCAGTATTTCAAGCACAGCAACATGGCGAGCTTCGTGCGCCAACTCAACATGT ACGGTTTTCGGAAGGTGGTGAGCATCGAGCAGGGCGGCCTGCTCAGGCCGGAGCGCGACCACGTCGAGTTCCAGCACCCGAGCTTCGTGCGGGGCCGAGAGCAGCTACTGGAGCGCGTGCGGCGCAAG GTGCCCGCGCTGCGCGGAGACGACGGCCGCTGGCGGCCAGAGGACCTGGGCCGACTACTGGGCGAGGTGCAGGCTTTGCGGGGAGTGCAGGAGAGCACCGAGGCGCGGCTGCGTGAGCTCAGGCA GCAGAATGAGATCTTGTGGCGGGAGGTGGTGACACTTCGGCAGAGCCACGGTCAGCAGCACCGGGTCATCGGCAAG TTGATCCAGTGTCTCTTTGGGCCACTTCAGGCGGGGCCGAGCAATGCCGGAGCCAAGAGAAAGCT GTCCCTGATGCTGGATGAGGGGAGCTCTTGCCCAACACCTGCCAAGTTCAACACCTGCCCCCTATCTGGTGCCCTTCTGCAGGACCCCTACTTCATCCAGTCG CCCCTCCCAGAGACGACTTTGGGCCTCAGCCCTCACAGGGCCAGGGGCCCCATCATCTCTGACATCCCAGAAGACTCTCCATCCCCTGAAGGGACCAGGCTTTCTCCCTCCAGTGATGGTAGGAG GGAGAAGGGCCTGGCACTGCTCAAAGAAGAGCCGGCCAGTCCAGGGGGGGATGGCGAGGCCGGGCTGGCCCTGGCCCCAAACGAGTGTGACTTCTGCGTGACAGCCCCCCCACCGCTGCCTGTGGCTGTGGTGCAGGCCATCCTGGAAGGGAAAGGGAGCTTCAGCCCCGAGGGGCCCAGGAATGCCCAACAGCCTGAACCAGGGGATCCCAGGGAGATACCTGACAG CAGGCCTCTGGGCCTGGAGAGGGGGGACAGGAGCCCAGAGAGTCTGCTGCCTCCGATGCTGCTTCGGCCCCCCCAAGAAAGTGTGGAGCCTGCAGGGCCTCTAGAT GTGTTGGGTCCCAGTCTCCAAGGGCGAGAATGGACGCTGATGGACTTGGACATGGAGCTGTCCTTG GGAAGGACCCCACGTTGGGGGCACCACTCCTGCTGGATGTCCAGGCAGCCTTGGGAGGCCCAGCCCTGGGCTTGCCTGGGGCTTTAA
- the FBXL8 gene encoding F-box/LRR-repeat protein 8, translated as MAEPGERLPEEVLALIFHHLSLKDRAAAARVCRAWAAAATSSAVWHDTKISCECELEGMLPPYLSACLDHVHNLRLEFEPSRDSSRRAAIELLMALAGRALGLRGLCLECRGEKPLFDSGHDVLEAVHAVCGAARELRHLDLRRLPFTLDDALVLRAASSCPELHSLFLDNSTLVDSVSPGSVLELLGACPRLRALGLHLASLSHATLEVLAAPDRSPFALLTLRCACPEDARAPPLPNEAWAALRRRHPGLAVELELEPALPAESVTRVLQPAVPVAALRLNLSGDTVGPVRFAAHHYAATLRVLEVRAAASAGLNAALEELAARCAGLREMHCFCVVSPSVLDAFRAHCPRLRTYTLKLTREPHPWRPMPVP; from the exons ATGGCCGAGCCTGGAGAGCGATTGCCAGAGGAGGTGCTGGCGCTCATCTTCCACCACCTGTCCCTGAAGGACCGTGCTGCAGCTGCCAGGGTCTGCAGGGCCTGGGCTGCCGCTGCTACCTCCAGCGCCGTGTGGCACGACACAAAAATCAG TTGCGAATGCGAGCTGGAAGGCATGCTGCCGCCTTATCTGTCCGCCTGCCTTGACCACGTTCACAACCTACGGCTGGAATTTGAGCCATCGAGGGATTCCAGTCGCCGGGCGGCCATCGAACTGCTGATGGCTCTGGCGGGCCGTGCCCTGGGGCTGCGAGGCCTCTGCCTGGAGTGCCGCGGAGAAAAGCCGCTCTTCGACTCGGGCCACGACGTCCTGGAGGCTGTGCACGCAGTATGCGGGGCGGCCCGCGAGCTGCGCCACCTCGACCTGCGGCGCTTGCCCTTCACACTGGACGACGCGCTGGTGCTGCGGGCGGCGAGCAGCTGTCCCGAGCTCCACAGCCTTTTTCTGGATAATAGTACCCTAGTGGACAGTGTGAGTCCCGGATCAGTGCTAGAACTACTGGGGGCCTGCCCGCGCCTGCGCGCTCTCGGCCTGCACCTAGCCAGTTTGTCGCACGCCACCCTCGAAGTGCTGGCGGCGCCAGACCGCTCGCCTTTCGCGCTCCTGACTCTGCGCTGCGCGTGCCCCGAAGATGCACGCGCGCCCCCCCTGCCCAACGAAGCCTGGGCTGCGTTGCGCCGCCGCCACCCTGGGCTGGCcgtggagctggagctggagcccgCGCTGCCAGCCGAGAGCGTGACGCGCGTCCTGCAGCCAGCGGTCCCCGTGGCTGCGCTacgcctcaacctctcaggcgaCACCGTAGGCCCAGTGCGCTTTGCGGCGCACCACTACGCCGCAACCCTGCGCGTGCTCGAGGTGCGCGCAGCCGCTTCAGCCGGGCTAAATGCAGCGCTGGAGGAGCTGGCGGCGCGCTGCGCGGGCCTGCGCGAGATGCATTGCTTCTGCGTGGTCAGCCCCTCCGTGTTGGACGCCTTCCGCGCGCACTGCCCGCGCCTGCGCACCTATACCCTCAAGCTCACGCGCGAGCCGCATCCCTGGCGGCCCATGCCAGTGCCGTGA
- the TRADD gene encoding tumor necrosis factor receptor type 1-associated DEATH domain protein, translating into MAAGQNGHGECVGSAYLFVESSLDKVVLSDAYVHPQQKMAVYRALQTALTESGGSPDVLQMLKIHRSDPQLVVQLRFCGRQPCSCFLRAYREGALRAALQRSLAAALFQHSLSLQLELRAGAERLDALLADEERCLNCILAQQPDRLRDEELAELEDALRNLKCGSGAQRGDGEVSLAPSQLPVPSLSEVKPRPPPMPAQTFLFQGQPVVNRPLSLQDQQTFARSVGLKWRKVGRSLQRGCRALRDPALDSLAYEYEREGLYEQAFQLLRRFVQAEGRRATLQRLVEALEENELTSLAEDLLGLTDPSGSLA; encoded by the exons ATGGCAGCTGGGCAAAATGGGCACGGAGAGTGTGTGGGCAGCGCATACCTGTTTGTGGAGTCCTCGCTGGACAAGGTGGTCCTGTCGGATGCCTACGTGCACCCCCAGCAGAAGATGGCAGTGTACAGGGCTTTGCAGACTGCCTTGACAG AGAGCGGCGGGAGCCCGGACGTGCTGCAGATGCTGAAGATCCACCGCAGCGACCCGCAGCTCGTTGTGCAGTTGCGATTCTGCGGGCGCCAGCCCTGCAGCTGCTTCCTCCGCGCCTACCGCGAGGGGGCGCTACGCGCCGCGCTGCAGAGGAGCCTGGCGGCCGCGCTCTTCCAACACTCGCTATCGCTGCAACTGGAGCTGCGCGCTGGCGCCGAGCGGCTGGACGCTTTGCTGGCGGACGAGGAGCGCTGTTTGAATTGCATCCTAGCCCAGCAG CCCGACCGGCTCCGGGACGAAGAACTGGCTGAGCTGGAGGATGCGCTGAGGAACCTGAAGTGCGGCTCGGGGGCCCAGCGTGGCGACGGGGAGGTCTCTTTGGCCCCCTCGCAGCTCCCCGTGCCCTCTCTGTCAGAGGTGAAGCCGCGGCCGCCGCCAATGCCTGCCCAGACTTTTCTGTTCCAGGGTCAGCCTGTAG TGAACCGGCCGCTGAGCCTGCAGGACCAACAGACGTTCGCGCGCTCCGTGGGCCTCAAATGGCGCAAGGTGGGGCGCTCACTGCAGCGGGGCTGCAGAGCGCTGCGGGACCCGGCGCTAGACTCGCTGGCCTACGAGTACGAGCGCGAGGGGTTGTATGAGCAGGCCTTCCAGCTGCTGCGCCGCTTCGTGCAGGCCGAGGGTCGCCGCGCCACGCTGCAGCGCCTGGTGGAGGCACTTGAGGAGAACGAGCTCACCAGCCTGGCAGAGGACTTGCTGGGCCTGACTGATCCCAGTGGCAGCCTGGCCTAG
- the B3GNT9 gene encoding UDP-GlcNAc:betaGal beta-1,3-N-acetylglucosaminyltransferase 9, producing MGELLVPSGCPSRPGGGERPGAPPPVVGAPRPRAWPPAPRLGRAGLAARGCRLRPFQGKEGTGSAEMRRLRLRRDASLTLLLGASLGLLLYAQRDGVAPTTSAPQAPGRAAPKPTPRLRTFQLPDSGAALPAYEGDTPAPPTPTGPFDFARYLRAKDQRHFPLLINQPHKCRGDGAPGGRPDLLIAVKSVAADFERRQAVRQTWGAEGRVHGALVRRVFLLGVPRSVGSDRTDSGEVGGARTHWSALLQAESLAYADILLWAFDDTFFNLTLKEIHFLAWASAFCPNVRFVFKGDADVFVNVGNLLEFLAPRDPAQDLLAGDVIVQARPIRTRASKYYIPEAVYGLPAYPAYAGGGGFVLSGATLHRLAGACAQVELFPIDDVFLGMCLQRLRLTPEPHPAFRTFGISQPSAAPHLSTFDPCFYRELVVVHGLSAADIWLMWRLLHRPHGPACAHPQPVAAGPFQWDS from the coding sequence ATGGGGGAACTTCTTGTCCCTTCAGGCTGCCCGTCCCGGCCgggaggaggagaaagaccaGGGGCTCCACCGCCGGTTGTTGGAGCCCCCCGCCCCCGGGCGTGGCCTCCCGCCCCTCGTCTGGGGAGGGCGGGGCTCGCTGCCCGCGGCTGCCGACTGCGACCCTTCCAGGGGAAGGAGGGCACTGGCAGCGCAGAGATGAGGAGGCTGCGCCTACGCAGGGACGCTTCACTCACACTGCTCCTCGGCGCCTCCCTGGGTCTCCTACTCTATGCGCAGCGCGACGGCGTGGCCCCGACGACTAGCGCGCCTCAGGCGCCAGGGAGGGCGGCACCGAAGCCCACCCCTAGACTCCGCACTTTCCAGTTACCCGATTCGGGTGCAGCCCTGCCGGCCTACGAAGGGGACACGCCGGCTCCGCCCACGCCCACGGGACCCTTTGACTTTGCCCGCTATTTGCGCGCCAAGGACCAGCGACATTTTCCGCTGCTCATTAACCAGCCGCACAAGTGCCGTGGCGACGGCGCACCCGGTGGCCGCCCCGACCTTCTCATTGCTGTCAAGTCGGTGGCAGCGGACTTCGAGCGGCGCCAAGCCGTGCGCCAGACGTGGGGCGCGGAGGGCCGGGTGCATGGGGCGCTGGTGCGCCGCGTGTTCTTGCTGGGTGTGCCCAGGAGCGTAGGCTCAGACCGGACCGACTCAGGAGAGGTCGGGGGCGCGCGAACCCATTGGAGTGCCCTGCTGCAGGCCGAGAGTCTTGCATATGCGGACATCCTGCTCTGGGCCTTCGACGACACCTTTTTTAACCTAACGCTCAAGGAGATCCACTTTCTAGCCTGGGCCTCAGCTTTCTGCCCCAACGTGCGTTTCGTTTTTAAGGGCGACGCCGATGTGTTCGTGAATGTAGGGAACCTCCTAGAGTTCCTGGCGCCACGGGATCCAGCGCAAGACCTGCTTGCTGGTGACGTGATTGTGCAGGCGCGGCCCATCCGCACACGGGCCAGCAAGTACTACATCCCCGAGGCAGTGTACGGCCTGCCCGCCTATCCTGCCTACGCGGGCGGTGGTGGCTTTGTGCTTTCCGGAGCCACGCTGCACCGGCTAGCTGGCGCCTGCGCGCAGGTCGAGCTCTTCCCCATCGACGACGTCTTTCTGGGCATGTGTCTGCAACGCCTGCGACTCACGCCAGAGCCTCATCCTGCTTTCCGCACCTTTGGCATCTCCCAGCCTTCAGCCGCACCTCATCTGAGCACCTTCGATCCCTGCTTTTACCGCGAGCTGGTGGTAGTGCACGGGCTCTCGGCTGCTGACATCTGGCTTATGTGGCGCCTGCTGCACAGGCCACATGGGCCAGCCTGTGCGCATCCACAGCCTGTCGCTGCAGGCCCTTTCCAGTGGGACTCCTAG